The following coding sequences are from one Saccopteryx bilineata isolate mSacBil1 chromosome 3, mSacBil1_pri_phased_curated, whole genome shotgun sequence window:
- the TNFRSF11B gene encoding tumor necrosis factor receptor superfamily member 11B: MIKLLCCALVFLDISIKWTTQEAFPPKYLRYDPESSSKLLCDQCPPGTYLKQHCTARRKTLCAPCPNDYYTNTWHTSDECLYCSSTCKEMQYVKQECNSTHDRVCECREGRYLEVEFCLKHRSCPPGFGVLQAGTPEQNTVCKRCPDGFFSNETSSKAPCRKHTNCTALGLLLTQKGNTTHDNICSENNELTHRCGIDVTLCEEAFFRFAVPTKFTPNWLSVLVDNLPGTKINAESVERIKRRHSSQEQTFQLLKLWKHQNKDQDMVKKIIQDIDLCENSVQKHLAHTNLTFGQLSRLMDSLPGRKVTTEDIEGTAKVCSSSEQILKLLSLWRTKNGDQDTLKGLTHALRHLKTYHFPKTAAQSLKKTIRFLHSFTMYRLYQKLFLEIIGNQVQSEKISCL; encoded by the exons TTCCTGGACATCTCCATTAAATGGACCACCCAGGAAGCATTTCCTCCCAAGTACCTTCGTTATGACCCAGAAAGCTCTAGCAAGCTGCTATGTGACCAATGTCCTCCCGGCACCTACTTAAAACAACACTGCACAGCAAGGCGGAAGACCCTGTGTGCCCCTTGTCCTAACGACTACTACACCAACACCTGGCACACCAGTGACGAGTGTCTGTACTGCAGCTCCACGTGCAAGGAGATGCAGTACGTCAAGCAGGAGTGCAACAGCACCCACGACCGTGTGTGCGAGTGCAGAGAGGGGCGCTACCTCGAGGTGGAGTTCTGCTTGAAGCACAGGAGCTGCCCGCCAGGATTCGGAGTGCTGCAAGCTG GAACCCCGGAGCAAAATACAGTTTGCAAAAGATGTCCAGATGGGTTCTTCTCAAACGAGACATCATCTAAGGCACCCTGTAGAAAACACACAAATTGCACTGCGCTCGGTCTCCTTCTGACGCAGAAAGGAAACACGACCCATGACAACATATGTTCCGAGAACAACGAATTGACGCACAGATGTGGAATAG ATGTCACCCTGTGTGAGGAGGCGTTCTTCAGGTTTGCTGTTCCTACCAAGTTCACCCCTAACTGGCTCAGTGTCCTGGTGGACAATCTGCCTGGCACCAAAATAAACGCGGAGAGTGTCGAGAGGATAAAAAGACGACACAGCTCACAAGAACAGACATTCCAGCTGCTGAAGTTATGGAAACATCAAAACAAAGACCAAGATATGGTCAAGAAGATCATCCAAG ATATTGACCTCTGTGAAAACAGCGTACAGAAGCACCTCGCCCACACGAACCTCACCTTCGGGCAGCTCAGCCGCCTGATGGACAGCTTGCCAGGGAGGAAAGTCACCACGGAGGACATCGAAGGAACCGCGAAGGTGTGCAGCTCGAGCGAGCAGATCCTGAAGCTGCTCAGCCTGTGGAGAACAAAAAACGGCGACCAGGACACGCTGAAGGGCCTGACCCACGCCCTGCGGCACCTGAAAACCTACCATTTTCCCAAGACGGCCGCCCAGAGTCTGAAGAAGACCATCCGCTTCTTGCACAGCTTCACCATGTACAGATTGTACCAGAAGCTGTTTCTAGAAATCATAGGGAACCAAGTCCAATCAGAAAAAATAAGCTGCTTATAA